A genomic region of Streptomyces diastaticus subsp. diastaticus contains the following coding sequences:
- a CDS encoding ATP-binding protein produces the protein MRATSSVIVGRDSESALLAKGLAAAGRSSGGAVFLVGEAGIGKSRLAGQCAFDAYAREVPVLRGRATSTGLVVPYRPLMEALSSRFRAAGTPEEPELEPFRPALSALVPEWRRHGPEFPASVVELAEALLRLLSVLGRERGCVMVLEDLHDSDTETIAVVEYVADNLADLPVLLLGTLRPEPGPALDVTRAAAGRQTATVLELGPLDDTQVHRMAEACLNAAPGEVPAEAHRRIARRAGGNPYLVEVLLADLVDSGTLHRTDGGWRCEDGPDGGVPTGVVRSWAARLDRLDPPVRELLLTSATLGSTFQVPLLQTVLGYEERALFAHLRAATEAGIIAPDGAAPDRYAFRHALTAEALTAALLPAERAATARRAADALEELGPAMSEDARQLLATLRLAAGDAAAAGAHLAEAGRRMLGQGAAGSAAVLLERAHGLTPDARRPEVAASLAVALAEAGRLAEAFTLAAGLPPVPPGTPAAAERADAHIRVAWAAVMGEHPEEAGRRVRAARALLGPAPPPAQQAALAVVEGHLVLLPGGAGEEGTADAAEAARRAAAVAEEHGLPVVACQAWQLLGLLSRDQGFDEADACLERMLAVSERHQLAAWRTEALVRLGANAFLRTGDATRLAAARTAAGELGALALTQTVDGLIAMNAVLCGDWEKARATVDRSVDAAARVRNLSAHRYLLLADATLAAHQGRRRERDAALLRFRRAGGEDSLLVPLQRGLCLAVGALLDEDRPGALDHLEAAVAWERERPSLYFLGGRWGLLPLLRALDGTGDTADHRAALASHGAQLAWNKLFLGMADAVHRGRGGDAAGAAEAVRSALRTGEAFPLARHLALRLVAEAAVADGWGEPVTWLRTAEEFFHAAAVQPVASACRAALRRAGASAPQRRDGRDRIPAPLRTSGVTPREYEVFVLLADRPGNQQIARHLSISPRTVEKHMASLLAKTGRQDRTALCEFAAECVSAAVRR, from the coding sequence ATGCGTGCGACTTCCTCGGTCATCGTCGGGCGGGACAGTGAATCGGCTCTGCTGGCAAAGGGGTTGGCCGCAGCCGGGCGGTCCTCAGGAGGGGCGGTGTTCCTCGTCGGCGAGGCGGGGATCGGCAAGTCGCGGCTGGCGGGCCAGTGCGCCTTCGACGCGTACGCCCGCGAGGTGCCCGTCCTGCGGGGACGTGCCACCTCCACCGGGCTCGTCGTGCCCTACCGGCCGCTGATGGAGGCCCTCTCCTCCCGGTTCCGGGCCGCGGGCACCCCCGAGGAACCAGAACTGGAGCCCTTCCGGCCCGCGTTGTCCGCACTCGTGCCCGAATGGCGGCGGCACGGCCCCGAGTTCCCCGCCTCCGTGGTCGAACTCGCCGAGGCCCTGCTGCGTCTGCTCTCCGTCCTCGGACGGGAGCGCGGCTGCGTCATGGTCCTGGAGGACCTGCACGACTCCGACACCGAGACGATCGCGGTCGTCGAGTACGTCGCCGACAACCTCGCGGACCTCCCCGTCCTCCTTCTCGGCACCCTCCGGCCCGAGCCGGGCCCCGCCCTGGACGTCACCCGGGCCGCCGCCGGCCGGCAGACCGCCACCGTCCTCGAACTCGGCCCGCTGGACGACACGCAGGTGCACAGAATGGCCGAGGCGTGCCTGAACGCCGCCCCCGGCGAGGTGCCCGCCGAGGCCCACCGCAGGATCGCGCGCCGCGCGGGAGGCAACCCGTACCTGGTGGAGGTGCTCCTCGCCGACCTGGTCGACTCCGGCACCCTGCACCGCACGGACGGCGGCTGGCGGTGCGAGGACGGGCCGGACGGCGGCGTCCCCACCGGCGTCGTCCGCAGCTGGGCCGCCCGCCTGGACCGCCTCGACCCACCCGTCCGCGAACTCCTGCTCACCTCCGCCACCCTGGGCAGCACCTTCCAGGTCCCCCTCCTGCAGACCGTGCTCGGCTACGAGGAACGCGCCCTCTTCGCCCATCTGCGCGCCGCCACCGAGGCCGGCATCATCGCCCCGGACGGCGCGGCCCCCGACCGGTACGCCTTCCGGCACGCGCTCACCGCCGAAGCCCTCACCGCCGCCCTGCTCCCCGCCGAACGGGCCGCCACCGCCCGCCGGGCGGCCGACGCCCTGGAGGAACTGGGGCCCGCCATGAGCGAGGACGCCCGTCAGCTCCTCGCCACCCTGCGCCTGGCCGCCGGGGACGCCGCCGCCGCGGGAGCGCACCTCGCCGAGGCCGGCCGCCGGATGCTCGGCCAGGGCGCCGCGGGCTCCGCGGCCGTGCTCCTGGAACGCGCCCACGGACTGACCCCCGACGCCCGCCGCCCCGAGGTCGCCGCCTCACTCGCCGTCGCCCTCGCAGAGGCCGGGCGGCTCGCTGAGGCGTTCACCCTGGCCGCGGGGCTGCCGCCGGTGCCGCCCGGCACACCGGCCGCCGCCGAGCGGGCCGACGCGCACATCAGGGTCGCCTGGGCCGCCGTCATGGGCGAGCACCCCGAGGAGGCCGGGCGCCGGGTGCGCGCCGCCCGCGCCCTGCTGGGTCCCGCGCCGCCGCCCGCACAGCAGGCCGCGCTCGCCGTGGTCGAGGGCCACCTCGTGCTGCTTCCCGGCGGCGCGGGCGAGGAGGGCACCGCCGACGCCGCCGAAGCCGCCCGCCGGGCCGCGGCCGTCGCCGAAGAGCACGGCCTGCCGGTGGTCGCCTGCCAGGCGTGGCAACTGCTCGGGCTGCTCAGCCGGGACCAGGGCTTCGACGAGGCAGACGCCTGCCTGGAGCGGATGCTCGCCGTCTCCGAACGCCACCAGCTCGCCGCCTGGCGCACGGAGGCCCTGGTCCGGCTCGGCGCCAACGCCTTCCTGCGCACGGGCGACGCGACCCGGCTGGCGGCCGCCCGTACCGCCGCCGGAGAGCTCGGCGCCCTCGCGCTGACCCAGACCGTGGACGGGCTGATCGCCATGAACGCGGTGCTCTGCGGCGACTGGGAGAAGGCCCGCGCCACCGTCGACCGCTCGGTCGACGCCGCCGCCCGGGTACGCAACCTCTCCGCCCACCGCTACCTCCTCCTCGCCGACGCCACTCTCGCCGCCCACCAGGGGCGCCGCCGCGAGCGGGACGCCGCCCTGCTGCGGTTCCGGCGCGCCGGCGGCGAGGACTCGCTCCTCGTGCCGCTCCAGCGTGGCCTGTGCCTGGCCGTCGGCGCCCTCCTCGACGAGGACCGCCCCGGCGCCCTGGACCACCTGGAGGCCGCGGTCGCCTGGGAACGCGAACGGCCCAGCCTGTACTTCCTCGGCGGCCGCTGGGGCCTGCTCCCCCTGCTGCGCGCCCTGGACGGGACCGGTGACACCGCGGACCACCGGGCGGCCCTCGCCTCGCACGGCGCCCAGCTCGCCTGGAACAAGCTCTTCCTCGGCATGGCCGACGCGGTCCACCGAGGACGCGGCGGCGACGCGGCGGGCGCCGCGGAAGCGGTCCGGTCGGCCCTGCGCACCGGGGAGGCGTTCCCGCTCGCCCGCCACCTCGCCCTGCGGCTGGTCGCGGAGGCCGCCGTCGCCGACGGCTGGGGCGAGCCGGTGACGTGGCTGCGGACCGCCGAGGAGTTCTTCCACGCGGCCGCGGTCCAGCCCGTCGCCTCCGCGTGCCGCGCCGCCCTGCGCAGGGCCGGGGCCAGCGCCCCGCAGCGCCGCGACGGCCGCGACCGCATACCCGCCCCGCTGCGCACCAGCGGTGTCACCCCGCGGGAGTACGAGGTGTTCGTCCTCCTCGCGGACCGTCCCGGTAACCAGCAGATCGCCCGGCACCTCTCCATCTCCCCCCGCACCGTCGAGAAGCACATGGCGAGTCTGCTCGCCAAGACCGGCCGCCAGGACCGCACCGCCCTCTGCGAGTTCGCGGCCGAGTGCGTCTCGGCCGCGGTGCGCCGCTGA
- a CDS encoding type 2 lanthipeptide synthetase LanM family protein, with translation MERNASRPGCGAARPGPGPDPAGRGAVALLENGEQRTASGAWWAPALRTEERAGRIPDWAEWVEQVLAATPAALPLPEEEYEGLSGFERVLAPFAEAAGDRMAAALGGEERGLVDLAAVRAGLVRAVGPRLARIAARVLVTELHRAREAGGLTGGDSRARFREFLRRAGGRRGLAALLKAHPVLARLLGRVSLDAADAFAELLRRLVADHVALAEAGLPCGSDDRLLVDVEAGAGDSHGGGRTVALLRFADGTRLVYKPRPVAAHRHFNDLADWLGRLPGAPRLRTLTVLDRGTHGWVEFVEVLPCRTEPQVREFYRRQGALLALLHALDGTDLHHENLIAHGEHPVLVDVETLFHPALPIAASDDPASRALHDSVHRVGLLPQFLLGDDSALDMSAVGGGRAALSPVALAGWADCGTDTMRLVRRPGRFRESANRPRLHERTAEPAAYTAELCEGFRAAYTALGEARAELLGPTGLLERFRRDEVRVVARPTAVYATLLDETTHPELMREAGARDAVLARLREGTLGHPALPGLEDEEIAQLWSHDVPVFTVRAGGTALTGVTGRAVPGTVPISGLARATGKIAALDSVDRQDQEWVIRAAMVSASTTPAHHPAGPGRGPRPAFAPEPERLLAAARSLGDQLVSLAYRAADRANWLGLELLGDRYWRLGPMPADLAAGYCGPALFLAQLADVTGVARYAETASASLAPVAGLLDALHEDPTAPPAVGSGAFAGLGGLTYTLLEVERLLGEPACAESLPAALRLLEAAAAGERETGVGAGTAGGLAVLLAAHRATGRPETLRAAGRCAERLAAAGPPAGPGFLDGSAGTGWALLRYAERSGAPRFREAGLEALREAVAALPAANGAADEGWCHGRAGIALAVADSPAALADHRLAAWLTATTRLLRGAGPRPDDSLCHGEAGLLELLGHGALAGARAGLVHRTGALLASVEDGGPRCGTPDHVPHAGLLTGLAGIGHGLLRAGFPDRVPSVLLLDLPTLTAAPDHHP, from the coding sequence TTGGAGCGGAACGCTTCGCGACCGGGGTGCGGCGCCGCCCGCCCCGGTCCGGGACCGGACCCCGCCGGACGGGGGGCGGTCGCCCTGCTCGAGAACGGTGAGCAGCGCACGGCGAGCGGGGCCTGGTGGGCACCGGCCCTGCGCACGGAGGAGCGGGCCGGGCGGATACCGGACTGGGCGGAGTGGGTCGAGCAGGTGCTCGCTGCCACGCCCGCCGCCCTCCCCCTCCCCGAGGAGGAGTACGAGGGGCTCAGCGGCTTCGAGCGCGTGCTCGCACCGTTCGCCGAGGCGGCGGGGGACCGGATGGCGGCGGCTCTCGGGGGCGAGGAGCGAGGGCTCGTCGACCTCGCAGCGGTCCGCGCCGGCCTGGTCCGGGCGGTCGGGCCGCGACTGGCCCGGATCGCCGCCCGTGTGCTCGTGACCGAACTGCACCGGGCACGAGAGGCGGGCGGGCTCACCGGTGGGGACAGCCGGGCCCGCTTCCGGGAGTTCCTGCGGCGGGCGGGGGGCCGGCGGGGCCTCGCCGCTCTGCTGAAGGCCCACCCGGTGCTCGCCCGGCTGCTCGGCCGGGTCAGCCTCGACGCGGCCGACGCCTTCGCCGAACTGCTGCGCCGCCTCGTCGCCGACCACGTGGCCCTGGCCGAGGCCGGGCTCCCGTGCGGGTCGGACGATCGCCTGCTCGTCGACGTCGAGGCCGGGGCGGGCGACAGTCACGGCGGCGGCCGGACGGTGGCGCTGCTGCGTTTCGCGGACGGCACGCGGCTGGTGTACAAGCCCCGCCCGGTCGCCGCGCACCGCCACTTCAACGACCTCGCCGACTGGCTCGGGCGCCTGCCCGGCGCGCCCCGGTTGCGCACGCTGACCGTGCTCGACCGGGGGACCCACGGCTGGGTCGAGTTCGTGGAGGTGCTGCCCTGCCGGACCGAGCCGCAGGTGCGGGAGTTCTACCGGCGGCAGGGCGCGCTGCTCGCCCTGCTGCACGCACTGGACGGGACCGACCTGCACCACGAGAACCTGATCGCCCACGGCGAGCATCCCGTCCTGGTCGACGTGGAGACCCTCTTCCACCCGGCCCTGCCGATCGCCGCCTCCGACGACCCGGCGAGCAGGGCACTGCACGACTCCGTCCACCGGGTCGGCCTGCTGCCGCAGTTCCTCCTCGGCGACGACAGCGCGCTCGACATGTCGGCGGTCGGCGGCGGCCGCGCCGCGCTCTCCCCCGTGGCGCTCGCCGGGTGGGCCGACTGCGGGACGGACACCATGCGGCTGGTGCGCCGCCCCGGCCGGTTCCGGGAGTCCGCCAACCGGCCCCGCCTGCACGAGCGGACCGCCGAACCGGCCGCGTACACGGCCGAGTTGTGCGAAGGCTTCCGGGCGGCCTACACGGCCCTCGGCGAGGCGCGCGCGGAACTGCTCGGGCCCACCGGGCTGCTGGAGCGGTTTCGGCGGGACGAGGTGCGCGTGGTGGCGCGGCCCACCGCCGTCTACGCCACCCTCCTCGACGAGACCACCCACCCCGAGCTGATGCGCGAGGCCGGCGCGCGGGACGCCGTCCTCGCCCGGCTGCGGGAGGGCACGCTCGGCCACCCCGCCCTGCCCGGGCTCGAGGACGAGGAGATCGCCCAGCTCTGGTCCCACGATGTGCCCGTCTTCACCGTCCGGGCCGGCGGCACCGCCCTGACCGGGGTCACCGGCCGCGCCGTGCCCGGCACGGTGCCGATCTCCGGACTGGCCCGGGCCACCGGGAAGATCGCGGCCCTCGACTCCGTGGACCGGCAGGACCAGGAGTGGGTGATCCGCGCCGCGATGGTCTCCGCCTCCACCACGCCCGCCCACCACCCGGCCGGGCCCGGACGCGGCCCCCGGCCCGCCTTCGCCCCCGAGCCCGAACGGCTCCTCGCCGCCGCCCGCTCCCTCGGGGACCAGTTGGTCTCCCTCGCCTACCGCGCGGCGGACCGCGCCAACTGGCTCGGCCTGGAACTCCTGGGCGACCGCTACTGGCGGCTCGGCCCGATGCCCGCCGACCTCGCGGCCGGCTACTGCGGCCCCGCCCTCTTCCTCGCCCAGCTCGCCGATGTCACCGGTGTCGCCCGGTACGCGGAGACGGCGAGCGCGTCCCTGGCGCCGGTGGCCGGACTGCTGGACGCCCTGCACGAGGACCCCACCGCGCCGCCCGCCGTGGGCTCGGGCGCCTTCGCCGGGCTCGGCGGGCTCACGTACACCCTGCTGGAGGTGGAGCGGCTGCTCGGAGAGCCGGCGTGCGCCGAGTCGCTTCCGGCGGCGCTGCGGCTGCTGGAGGCAGCCGCAGCGGGCGAGCGTGAGACCGGCGTCGGCGCCGGGACGGCCGGCGGGCTCGCGGTTCTCCTCGCCGCACACCGGGCCACCGGGCGGCCGGAGACGCTGCGTGCCGCCGGACGGTGCGCGGAACGGCTGGCGGCCGCCGGACCACCCGCCGGGCCCGGATTCCTGGACGGCTCGGCCGGTACGGGATGGGCACTGCTGCGGTACGCCGAGAGGAGCGGGGCCCCGCGCTTCCGGGAGGCGGGGCTGGAGGCGCTCCGCGAGGCCGTCGCCGCGCTCCCGGCGGCGAACGGCGCCGCTGACGAAGGCTGGTGCCACGGCCGGGCCGGCATCGCCCTCGCCGTCGCCGACAGTCCCGCCGCTCTCGCCGACCACCGGCTGGCCGCCTGGCTCACCGCGACGACCCGCCTGCTGCGGGGCGCCGGACCCCGCCCCGACGACAGCCTCTGCCACGGGGAGGCGGGCCTGCTCGAACTCCTCGGCCACGGCGCCCTGGCCGGAGCCCGAGCCGGGCTCGTCCACCGCACCGGCGCGCTGCTGGCCTCGGTCGAGGACGGCGGACCGCGCTGCGGTACACCCGACCACGTCCCGCACGCGGGGCTGCTCACCGGCCTCGCGGGGATCGGGCACGGGCTGCTGCGGGCCGGATTCCCCGACCGCGTGCCCTCCGTGCTCCTCCTCGACCTGCCCACCCTGACCGCGGCCCCCGACCACCACCCCTGA
- a CDS encoding hydroxymethylglutaryl-CoA reductase, which translates to MNSLQHTRLDAGKLTGNIEGLVGAVEIPIGVAGPLLFCGTNVRGERYAPLATTEGALVSSATRGALAVTMAGGVSTHAVSQAMTRAPVFAFSRLADASRFAATVPQHIGDLRTAVRQVSSHAVLVSIEPVILGRAVHLRFRYTTGDAAGQNMTTVCTWHACQWILRQSHLVTDDALEFFLIEGNSSGDKKASALAMAEGRGIRVAADCVLPTGVIERVLRTTPDELVRGYQHIAAGAVHSAMLGSNANSANVVAAIFTATGQDIACVHESGMGHFVLERTRDGVHASMTLPGLALGTVGGGTHLPTQHEMLALMGCTGPGSAVRLAEIIAGFALALDLSTVSAAVSDDFASAHERLGRNRLPHQSDTGRHVTPSAGAEGPVTEAAGPLSPPPDVHTQEREASAEGGAR; encoded by the coding sequence TTGAACTCTCTACAGCACACACGGCTCGATGCCGGCAAGCTGACCGGGAACATCGAAGGGCTCGTCGGCGCCGTCGAGATCCCGATCGGAGTGGCCGGGCCCCTGCTGTTCTGCGGGACGAACGTCCGAGGTGAGAGGTACGCGCCTCTGGCGACCACGGAAGGTGCCCTGGTCTCGTCAGCGACACGTGGGGCCCTGGCCGTCACGATGGCGGGCGGCGTCAGCACTCACGCGGTCTCACAGGCGATGACGCGTGCCCCGGTCTTCGCGTTCTCCCGCCTGGCAGACGCCAGCCGCTTCGCCGCGACGGTCCCCCAGCACATCGGCGACCTCCGGACGGCCGTCCGGCAGGTCTCCAGCCATGCGGTGCTCGTCTCGATCGAACCCGTGATCCTGGGCAGGGCCGTTCACCTGAGGTTCAGGTACACCACCGGGGATGCCGCAGGGCAGAACATGACGACTGTCTGTACCTGGCACGCGTGCCAGTGGATCTTGCGGCAGTCGCACCTGGTCACGGATGACGCACTCGAATTCTTCCTCATCGAAGGGAACTCGTCCGGCGACAAGAAGGCGTCAGCCCTGGCCATGGCGGAGGGCCGTGGCATCAGGGTGGCCGCTGACTGCGTACTACCGACAGGTGTGATCGAACGGGTACTCAGAACCACCCCTGACGAGCTGGTGCGCGGGTATCAGCACATCGCAGCCGGGGCGGTCCACAGCGCGATGCTGGGCTCCAACGCGAACTCGGCCAACGTCGTGGCGGCGATCTTCACCGCGACCGGCCAGGACATCGCCTGTGTCCACGAGTCGGGCATGGGCCATTTCGTCCTCGAACGCACGCGGGACGGGGTCCACGCGAGCATGACCCTGCCGGGTCTGGCACTCGGCACGGTCGGAGGCGGCACCCATCTGCCCACGCAGCACGAGATGTTGGCGCTCATGGGATGCACCGGCCCGGGAAGTGCCGTCCGGCTGGCGGAGATCATCGCGGGCTTCGCTCTGGCCTTGGACCTGTCGACGGTCTCCGCGGCCGTATCGGACGATTTCGCCAGCGCGCACGAACGTCTCGGGCGCAACAGGCTGCCTCACCAGAGCGACACCGGGCGCCACGTCACACCGTCGGCCGGCGCCGAAGGCCCGGTGACGGAGGCAGCAGGGCCGCTGTCGCCCCCACCGGACGTTCACACACAGGAGCGTGAGGCGAGCGCCGAAGGCGGGGCCCGCTGA
- a CDS encoding thioesterase family protein has translation MTRLPLFHSTVRPEWIDYNGHMSEAFYVLVFGHATDALMDETGLGSGYRESTGCSLYTVESHIRFLQDVPDTAHLAVRTRVLGAAVRKAHFAHEMYLVSDPASEPASAAAPVATTELLAVHVDQRAGRAAAFPDAVRRRFTELTEPAPVWAGRSIAAVA, from the coding sequence ATGACGAGGCTCCCTCTGTTCCACAGCACGGTCCGCCCGGAGTGGATCGACTACAACGGCCACATGAGCGAGGCCTTCTACGTCCTCGTCTTCGGTCACGCCACCGACGCGCTGATGGATGAGACGGGCCTGGGCTCCGGCTACCGCGAGTCCACGGGCTGCTCCCTCTACACGGTCGAGTCTCACATCCGCTTCCTCCAGGACGTGCCCGACACCGCACACCTGGCCGTCCGCACCCGCGTGCTGGGGGCGGCAGTCCGCAAGGCGCACTTCGCGCACGAGATGTACCTGGTGTCCGACCCGGCGTCGGAGCCGGCGTCCGCCGCGGCTCCGGTGGCGACGACGGAGCTGCTCGCGGTCCACGTCGACCAGCGGGCGGGCCGGGCCGCCGCGTTCCCGGACGCGGTCAGGCGCCGTTTCACCGAGCTGACCGAGCCGGCTCCGGTCTGGGCGGGCCGCTCCATCGCCGCCGTGGCCTGA
- a CDS encoding 3-hydroxyacyl-CoA dehydrogenase NAD-binding domain-containing protein, with product MTSPEKTSPDPTSPKTTSSGITPPENVRRVACVGAGVIGGGWVAHFLARGYDVTAWDPAPGAAQKLRRLVDAAWPALTSLGLAEGASADRLTVAATLEQAVADAEFVQESAPEKLDLKRDLLARLDAATPPGVVIASSTSGYPMTDMQTTAADPSRLVVGHPFNPPYLIPLVEVVGGERTDAAAVAWAARFYESAGKSVITMDNEVPGFIANRLQEALWREALHMVANGEATVRDIDLSITEGPGLRWAVMGPMLTFALAGGEGGMAHMLDHFGPSLKSPWTRLEAPELDTELYDAVVTGCDEAADGRTIADLVAERDQGVIEVLRATGRLGREGGAR from the coding sequence ATGACCTCACCCGAGAAGACCTCGCCCGACCCGACGTCCCCGAAGACGACGTCATCCGGGATCACCCCTCCGGAGAACGTCCGCCGCGTGGCCTGCGTCGGCGCCGGAGTCATCGGCGGCGGCTGGGTCGCCCACTTCCTGGCGCGCGGCTACGACGTGACCGCCTGGGACCCCGCGCCCGGCGCCGCGCAGAAGCTGCGCCGCCTGGTCGACGCCGCGTGGCCGGCGCTCACCTCGCTCGGCCTCGCCGAGGGCGCGTCGGCCGACCGGCTCACCGTTGCCGCGACCCTCGAACAGGCCGTGGCCGACGCCGAGTTCGTACAGGAGAGCGCGCCCGAGAAGCTCGACCTCAAGCGCGATCTGCTGGCCCGTCTGGACGCGGCCACGCCGCCCGGCGTCGTCATCGCCTCCTCCACCTCCGGCTACCCGATGACCGACATGCAGACCACGGCCGCCGATCCGTCGCGCCTGGTCGTCGGCCACCCGTTCAACCCGCCCTATCTCATCCCGCTCGTCGAGGTCGTCGGCGGTGAGCGCACCGACGCGGCGGCGGTCGCCTGGGCCGCCCGCTTCTACGAGAGCGCGGGCAAGTCCGTCATCACGATGGACAACGAGGTGCCCGGCTTCATCGCCAACCGTCTCCAGGAGGCCCTGTGGCGCGAGGCGCTGCACATGGTCGCCAACGGCGAGGCGACGGTCCGCGACATCGACCTGTCGATCACCGAGGGGCCCGGGCTCCGCTGGGCGGTGATGGGGCCCATGCTGACCTTCGCGCTCGCCGGCGGCGAGGGGGGCATGGCGCACATGCTGGACCACTTCGGCCCGTCCCTGAAGTCGCCTTGGACTCGCCTCGAAGCGCCGGAGCTGGACACGGAGTTGTACGACGCCGTGGTGACGGGCTGCGACGAGGCCGCGGACGGCCGCACCATCGCGGACCTGGTGGCCGAACGGGACCAGGGGGTCATCGAAGTGCTGCGCGCCACCGGCCGTCTGGGGCGCGAGGGGGGCGCCCGATGA
- a CDS encoding 3-keto-5-aminohexanoate cleavage protein translates to MPMTENVIITCALTGAGDTVRKSPHVPVTPEQIARNAVEAAAAGAAVVHIHVRDPETGGPSRDPKLYREVVERIKETGTDIVINLTAGMGGDLVIDPDDPLTHLPGTDLVGGLERLPHVEDLLPDICTLDCGSLNFGDGSNLYVSTPDMLRAGARRIQELGVRPELEIFDTGQLWFAKQLLAEGLLDDPTVFQLCMGVPWGAPADPGVLQSMVNMLPDGARWASFALGRTQMPWVAQSILLGGHVRVGLEDNLYLGKGNKATNAQLVERAVTLTESIGARVATPDEARATLGLKTRK, encoded by the coding sequence ATGCCCATGACCGAGAACGTCATCATCACCTGCGCGCTCACGGGCGCCGGCGACACCGTCCGCAAAAGCCCCCACGTCCCCGTCACCCCGGAGCAGATAGCAAGGAACGCCGTGGAGGCGGCCGCCGCCGGAGCGGCCGTCGTCCACATCCACGTGCGCGACCCGGAGACCGGCGGCCCGTCCCGCGACCCGAAGCTCTACCGGGAGGTCGTCGAGCGCATCAAGGAGACCGGCACCGACATCGTCATCAACCTCACCGCCGGGATGGGCGGCGATCTGGTCATCGACCCGGACGACCCGCTCACCCACCTCCCCGGCACCGACCTTGTCGGCGGTCTGGAGCGCCTGCCGCACGTCGAGGACCTGCTTCCCGACATCTGCACACTGGACTGCGGCTCGCTCAACTTCGGCGACGGCTCCAATCTCTACGTCTCGACGCCCGACATGCTGCGTGCGGGCGCACGGCGAATCCAGGAGCTGGGCGTACGGCCCGAGCTGGAGATCTTCGACACGGGCCAGCTCTGGTTCGCCAAGCAGTTGCTCGCTGAGGGGCTGCTCGACGACCCGACCGTGTTCCAGCTGTGCATGGGCGTCCCGTGGGGCGCGCCGGCGGATCCGGGAGTGCTCCAGTCGATGGTCAACATGCTGCCGGACGGTGCGCGTTGGGCGAGCTTCGCGCTGGGACGGACGCAGATGCCGTGGGTCGCGCAGTCGATCCTGCTCGGCGGCCACGTCCGCGTGGGCCTGGAGGACAACCTGTACCTCGGCAAGGGGAACAAGGCGACCAACGCCCAGCTCGTCGAGCGTGCCGTGACCCTCACCGAGTCGATCGGCGCACGTGTCGCGACACCGGACGAGGCCCGCGCCACGCTCGGCCTCAAGACGCGCAAGTAG
- a CDS encoding TetR/AcrR family transcriptional regulator, translated as MKSDEGPTSAPTADAAVRVRAVIANAGVSQREFARRVVMDPSKLSRALSGTRRFTVAELARIADEGRVDADWLLGSRPREKGTAPAVGIEGGRPLQIVRETVRLVAERGFRAVRVADIARACATSSAAIHYHFPGRAELLEAAVRWCMDEDTARRAAHLAEADDAAAELRQLIALQTPRTAQQRRQWAVWLDLWAEAARSTAVGRLHSEYYRQWRETVTDVLRRGVGQGVFRAGIDPDAAALTLTALIDGLATHVLSASGPSSATAADAMHATLTAHVTHTILAP; from the coding sequence GTGAAGAGCGACGAGGGCCCGACGAGCGCACCGACTGCCGACGCCGCCGTTCGCGTCCGTGCGGTCATCGCGAACGCGGGCGTCAGCCAGCGCGAGTTCGCGCGCCGTGTCGTGATGGACCCGTCCAAGCTCTCGCGTGCGTTGAGCGGCACCCGCCGCTTCACGGTCGCGGAACTGGCGCGGATCGCAGACGAAGGGCGGGTCGACGCCGACTGGCTGCTCGGCAGCCGGCCACGCGAGAAGGGAACGGCGCCCGCCGTCGGCATCGAGGGCGGGCGACCGCTGCAGATCGTCCGCGAGACGGTCCGGCTGGTCGCGGAGCGCGGTTTCCGCGCGGTGCGGGTCGCCGACATCGCCCGCGCCTGCGCCACCAGCAGTGCCGCGATCCACTATCACTTCCCGGGCCGCGCCGAGCTCCTGGAAGCAGCCGTTCGCTGGTGCATGGACGAGGACACCGCGCGCCGTGCTGCCCACCTCGCCGAGGCGGACGACGCGGCGGCGGAGCTGCGCCAGCTCATCGCGCTGCAGACGCCGCGCACCGCTCAGCAGCGCCGCCAGTGGGCGGTGTGGCTCGACCTGTGGGCCGAGGCCGCCCGCTCCACGGCGGTGGGCCGACTGCACTCCGAGTACTACCGGCAGTGGCGGGAAACCGTCACCGACGTCCTGCGCAGGGGCGTCGGGCAGGGGGTGTTCCGCGCCGGGATCGATCCGGATGCGGCGGCACTGACTCTGACCGCTCTGATCGACGGCCTGGCGACCCACGTCCTCTCGGCGAGCGGGCCGTCCTCCGCCACGGCCGCCGACGCGATGCACGCGACACTGACGGCCCACGTCACCCACACGATCCTGGCTCCGTAG